The DNA sequence GCCCGCCGCGCGGCTGCCGGTCAGGCCGGTGCCGAGCGCGAGCAATGCGACCGCCGCCAGCGCGGTGAGGATCGCAGTCGTGAAAGCGATGGCGACGCGCATCCGCAATTGCAGGAAATCCTCCGCTGTCGGATCGTACAGCCGGTGGGGAATGTCGAAGCTGGTGCGGTTGGTGACCGCATTGGTCAACGCGACCCAGGGTAACGCCATCAGCGTCATGCCCGGTGCCTTGTCCATATAGAGGTGACCGTCGAACATCGCCTTGTCGATGGTCATGTCGCCAAAGCTGTCGATCCGGGCGTTCCCCTTCTCCACGATCGCGGTGGCCGCAAGAATTCGGGTCACACTATTGGGGTTGAACGCCCAGGATCCGAACCAGACGCACGATAACCAGACCAGCGCGAACAGCAGCACCGGAACCCGCCAGCGCCCGCGCGCATCAGCTGACAACATGCAAAATCCCCGAAATTCGCGCGGTGTTAGATCGGCTCGGTCGCCGGAATCAGTCGGGCAGCACTTTCTCAGCACGTTTGCGCGAATCGGCTTCGGCCTTGCCCGCCTGAATCTCGCGCGCGCCACAGCCGATCCCGCCGCCCGCGCCAACCGTGGTGCAGCTGCCGATACCCGAGTCGCCAGCCGTCAATGCAGAGCGTTGACGCACCGCCCAGCTTTCATTGGATGGCGTGACTTCTTGGTCGCGCAGTTCCTTTGGAATGCGGAAGCGCTCCTCGCCGGGGCGGCGCACGCAGATGACCACTTCATCGCCATCGGCGTTGGTCGGGCATTTGTCGTCGCCATAGATGACCAGCACGCCATTTTGCGGCGCGTTCTGCGCCGATGCGGCACCGGGCAGCGCGAAGGGTGCAACGGCCGCGGCAAGTCCCAAAAGAATCGTCTTCATCGTCAATTCCTTCCCGGCCCTAGAGCCGTTTCGATAACCCAATCGCACCCCGGCAAGCCAGCCGGATCGCCGCCGAGAGCAACGGATAGGCGGGTGCCGTTTCCGCTCCGGCCGCCAGCGCCGTGTCACGATGTTCCAGCTCTTCGGCCCGGAACTCCGCCACTGCATCGGACAAGGTCTGATCGTCCTCGCCCAGTGTCGCCAGCTGATCGCGATAGTGGATGTCGATCTCGGTCTCGACCGCCACCGTACACGCCATCGCCGCCGCCGGCCCGATTGCCGCCGTTGCCGCGCCAAGGGCGAACCCTGCGGCGTTCCACACCGGCTGCAA is a window from the Sphingomonas sp. LT1P40 genome containing:
- a CDS encoding demethoxyubiquinone hydroxylase family protein, translating into MRWKPGDRRESVESMIRVDQAGEYGATRIYAGQLAVMGDRSDTARAIAGMANQEERHRRFFDALIAQRGVRPTALQPVWNAAGFALGAATAAIGPAAAMACTVAVETEIDIHYRDQLATLGEDDQTLSDAVAEFRAEELEHRDTALAAGAETAPAYPLLSAAIRLACRGAIGLSKRL